A window from Vulcanimicrobium alpinum encodes these proteins:
- a CDS encoding VOC family protein translates to MVATFAMTMLVCADVERCKHFYRNILELKIGTDAAPHWADFELGNGGRLGLHPTTESLSVKPGSLQLGFYVDDVDRFITDARTAGVRILQDPHDETFGRLAVIADPDGYPIQIATPAKAASS, encoded by the coding sequence ATGGTGGCGACCTTTGCGATGACGATGCTCGTGTGCGCCGATGTCGAGCGCTGCAAGCACTTCTACCGGAACATCCTCGAGCTCAAAATTGGTACCGACGCCGCCCCGCACTGGGCCGATTTCGAACTGGGCAACGGCGGCCGCCTGGGCCTGCACCCGACGACCGAGAGCTTGAGCGTCAAACCCGGTTCGCTGCAGCTCGGCTTCTACGTCGACGACGTCGACCGGTTCATCACCGACGCGCGCACGGCCGGGGTGCGGATCCTCCAAGATCCGCACGACGAGACCTTCGGCCGCCTCGCCGTCATCGCCGATCCGGACGGCTATCCGATCCAGATCGCGACCCCCGCCAAGGCGGCATCGTCCTGA
- a CDS encoding isocitrate lyase/phosphoenolpyruvate mutase family protein — translation MGSSTTEKRSVLRRLHAGPQILVMPNAWDVVSARIFEDAGFAAVATSSAAVAWSLGFPDGSALETEVHLAALERIVHALGVPVSADVENGYAADPAALAAFVRRLDAAGVAGYNLEDTMTPSTVHPLAEARERVRAAREAAPDLFLNARTDLYLAEIGPEKTRLDATVERLRAFADAGADGVFVPGVSDPEIIAALAAATPLPLNVLANPKGPDAAALQRLGVRRVSVGSWPMRRVLGELRAIADELHDHGTFTFARERTLAYGPLNALIAGPGM, via the coding sequence ATGGGTTCGTCGACGACGGAAAAGCGGTCCGTGCTGCGCCGGCTGCATGCGGGGCCGCAGATTTTGGTGATGCCCAATGCGTGGGACGTCGTGAGCGCGCGGATCTTCGAGGACGCCGGGTTCGCGGCGGTCGCGACGTCGAGCGCCGCGGTCGCGTGGTCGCTCGGCTTTCCCGACGGGAGCGCGCTCGAGACCGAGGTGCATCTCGCGGCATTGGAGCGGATCGTGCACGCGCTCGGCGTCCCCGTCTCGGCGGACGTCGAGAACGGGTATGCCGCCGACCCTGCGGCGCTCGCGGCGTTCGTGCGGCGGCTCGACGCCGCCGGCGTGGCGGGCTACAACCTCGAGGATACGATGACGCCGTCGACGGTGCATCCGCTCGCCGAGGCGCGCGAGCGTGTGCGTGCGGCGCGCGAGGCTGCGCCGGACCTGTTCCTCAACGCGCGGACCGATCTCTATCTCGCGGAGATCGGACCCGAAAAAACGCGGCTCGACGCGACGGTGGAGCGGCTGCGCGCGTTCGCCGACGCCGGCGCCGACGGGGTCTTCGTCCCCGGCGTCAGCGATCCCGAGATAATCGCGGCGCTCGCGGCGGCGACGCCGCTTCCGCTGAATGTCTTGGCGAATCCGAAGGGGCCCGACGCCGCTGCGCTGCAGCGGCTCGGCGTGCGGCGCGTCAGTGTCGGATCGTGGCCGATGCGGCGCGTCCTGGGCGAGTTGCGCGCCATCGCGGACGAACTGCACGACCACGGCACGTTCACTTTCGCGCGTGAACGGACGCTCGCGTACGGCCCGCTGAATGCGTTGATTGCGGGTCCGGGGATGTAA
- a CDS encoding MarR family winged helix-turn-helix transcriptional regulator: MSHPTLDFKRAYLAMRRALEQTLKPFHVTGAQFDVVQLLLHDGALEHRDLQRRLAIASPTLTNIIDGMEREGHVVRKSDTGDARVKTIHLSSKARRLCSSDEFCAAGDALVERMFAGFTAAERREFTRYLKRIETNLDAG, encoded by the coding sequence GTGTCCCACCCCACGCTCGACTTCAAGCGCGCGTACCTGGCGATGCGCCGGGCGCTCGAACAGACGCTGAAGCCGTTTCACGTTACCGGTGCCCAGTTCGACGTGGTGCAGCTGCTGCTCCACGACGGCGCGCTGGAGCATCGCGATCTCCAGCGCCGGCTCGCGATCGCCTCCCCGACGCTGACCAACATCATCGACGGGATGGAGCGCGAAGGTCACGTGGTTCGCAAATCCGACACCGGCGACGCGCGCGTGAAGACGATCCACTTGAGCAGCAAGGCGCGACGCCTCTGCTCGTCCGACGAATTCTGCGCGGCCGGCGACGCGCTCGTCGAGCGGATGTTCGCCGGCTTCACCGCCGCGGAGCGCCGTGAGTTCACGCGGTATCTCAAACGCATCGAGACGAACCTCGACGCGGGTTGA
- a CDS encoding SMP-30/gluconolactonase/LRE family protein, translating into MIVLTIALQCAAAIGALGIAFVQLRTRRAGRIALGIAALLGGIAMMAAIAVPFLTFFVAAVLAIVAVAVLLAGGDRSARTSRRLTVAALAAAIAAGAVQPFGLKVLMLPKADALPLETAVTALLKTYPSGTWFEGIAFGPDGTMYLAANSGENYVTGDKSRVHAQVIARSPDGSERVFFRPPQGATAGVMAFGRDGTMYMTGTGAKRGVWRIAPDGTGTLFAPLPHGAWPNGIDVGPDGKLYVADSALGAIWRVDPHSGAAEKAAELEALRARPYVALAPGANGIHFFGRDLFVTVSDNAWVLKFRLAGDGRLGAPAVVARGIPGDDFAIDSRGALYVTSHPYNTIVRVMPDGRRSIVAGAAQHIVGATDAVFGVRAGGRDTLYVVTDGGAFSGNLRAGGTLVAVKVPRA; encoded by the coding sequence GTGATCGTTCTGACCATCGCGCTGCAGTGCGCCGCCGCCATCGGCGCGCTCGGCATCGCCTTCGTTCAGCTGCGTACGCGCCGGGCGGGCCGCATCGCGCTCGGCATCGCGGCGCTGCTCGGCGGGATCGCGATGATGGCCGCAATCGCCGTCCCGTTCCTGACGTTCTTCGTCGCCGCCGTTCTCGCGATCGTCGCGGTCGCGGTGCTGCTCGCCGGCGGCGACCGTTCCGCGCGCACGAGCCGTCGGCTCACCGTTGCGGCGCTCGCCGCCGCGATCGCGGCGGGCGCGGTGCAGCCGTTCGGTCTCAAAGTGCTGATGCTGCCGAAGGCTGACGCGCTGCCGCTGGAGACGGCCGTCACCGCGCTGCTGAAGACGTATCCGTCCGGCACGTGGTTCGAGGGGATCGCCTTCGGCCCCGACGGCACGATGTATCTGGCCGCGAACTCGGGCGAGAACTACGTCACCGGCGACAAGAGCCGCGTGCACGCGCAGGTAATCGCGCGCTCGCCGGACGGTTCGGAGCGCGTGTTCTTCCGGCCGCCGCAGGGCGCGACCGCCGGCGTCATGGCATTCGGGCGCGACGGAACGATGTACATGACCGGCACCGGCGCGAAACGCGGAGTCTGGCGCATCGCCCCCGACGGAACGGGGACGCTGTTCGCGCCGCTGCCGCACGGCGCATGGCCCAACGGCATCGACGTCGGCCCGGACGGGAAGCTGTACGTCGCGGACTCGGCGCTCGGCGCCATCTGGCGCGTCGATCCGCACTCGGGTGCCGCGGAGAAGGCCGCCGAACTCGAGGCGTTGCGCGCGCGTCCGTATGTCGCGCTGGCGCCCGGGGCGAACGGGATCCATTTCTTCGGCCGCGACCTGTTCGTCACGGTCTCGGACAACGCGTGGGTGCTGAAATTCCGGCTCGCCGGCGACGGGCGGCTCGGTGCGCCGGCGGTCGTCGCGCGCGGTATCCCCGGCGACGACTTCGCGATCGACTCGCGCGGCGCGCTGTACGTGACATCGCACCCCTACAACACGATCGTCCGCGTGATGCCCGACGGGCGGCGCAGTATCGTTGCCGGCGCGGCGCAGCACATCGTCGGCGCGACCGACGCGGTGTTCGGCGTGCGCGCCGGGGGTCGCGATACGCTCTATGTCGTGACCGACGGCGGCGCGTTCTCCGGCAACCTTCGCGCGGGCGGGACTCTGGTTGCGGTGAAGGTTCCGCGGGCGTGA
- the uvrA gene encoding excinuclease ABC subunit UvrA, which produces MPDGTPHALDTIVIKGAREHNLKNVDLTLPRNKLIVVTGLSGSGKSSLAFDTIYAEGQRRYVESLSSYARQFLGQMEKPDVDYIEGLSPAISIDQKSTSRNPRSTVGTVTEIYDYLRLLYARIGKPHCYQCGREVSAQTAEQIVDQILQFPEGTRIQLLAPVIRGRKGEYTKLFEEIGKEGFARVRVDGEIRELKDKIELDKKRKHTVEVVVDRLVVKPDVRSRLTDSIETTLKLSTGIVTVLYQAKVNAETPKASEQWVEATFSESFACAYCGISFQELEPRLFSFNSPYGACPACSGLGVKIEIDPWKVIPDRTKSIADGAIVPWSKSMGAGRFPSTNPYYMQQVERLLRSRRCKPSTPVENLPEDVVEMILYGADKKQKFVYESRAGHQWEYESQFEGVVNNLQRRYTDTSSDYVKEEIEKYMSASTCKVCSGARLKPEALGVTVDGKNIHETTSMSVEAAEAFFASFHPNEREQKISQQILKEIRARLGFLKNVGLGYLNLSRSATTLSGGESQRIRLATQIGSSLVGVLYILDEPSIGLHQRDNDRLLATLETLRDIGNTLIVIEHDEDTMRAADVIVDIGPGAGAEGGRILSAGSIEEIEANRESLTGAYLSGRQFIAIPKHRKAGRGALGVLGAKANNLLGVDVDIPLGTFTCVTGVSGSGKSTLVNEVVVKALNQHLHHQPAGGTYGRVKGAEALDKMVVIDQSPIGRTPRSNPATYTGAFDQIRELYSQIPEAKMRGYTPGRFSFNVKGGRCEGCQGDGIIKIEMHFLPDVYVPCDVCHGKRYNAQTLEVKYKGKSIAEVLAMRVDEATELFSTIPRIANKLRTICEVGLGYIQMGQPATQLSGGEAQRIKLATELSRRATGRTFYVLDEPTTGLHFADIHKLLEVLQRLVQMGNTVLVIEHNLDVIKTADHVIDLGPEGGDRGGTIVATGTPEQIAANPDSHTGHYLKAVLSDERAHGIRVDAGRIAELERLNREQLDELSQSERIPIEA; this is translated from the coding sequence ATGCCTGACGGGACCCCGCATGCCCTCGATACGATCGTCATCAAGGGCGCGCGCGAACACAATCTCAAGAACGTCGATCTGACGCTTCCGCGCAACAAGCTCATCGTGGTCACGGGCCTGTCAGGTTCGGGGAAGTCGTCGCTCGCCTTCGACACGATCTACGCCGAAGGGCAGCGCCGCTACGTCGAGTCGCTCTCGTCGTACGCGCGGCAGTTCCTCGGGCAGATGGAGAAGCCCGACGTCGACTACATCGAAGGGCTCTCGCCGGCGATCTCGATCGATCAGAAGTCGACCTCGCGCAACCCGCGTTCGACGGTCGGCACGGTCACCGAGATCTACGACTACCTGCGCCTGCTCTACGCGCGGATCGGCAAACCGCACTGCTATCAATGCGGACGTGAAGTCTCCGCGCAGACCGCCGAGCAGATCGTCGACCAGATCCTGCAGTTCCCCGAGGGTACGCGCATCCAACTGCTCGCGCCGGTGATCCGCGGACGCAAGGGCGAGTACACCAAACTCTTCGAGGAGATCGGCAAAGAGGGCTTCGCGCGCGTCCGCGTCGACGGCGAGATTCGCGAGCTCAAAGACAAGATCGAACTGGACAAGAAGCGCAAGCACACCGTCGAGGTCGTCGTCGACCGGCTCGTCGTGAAGCCCGACGTGCGCTCGCGCCTCACCGATTCGATCGAGACGACGCTCAAGCTCTCGACCGGGATCGTGACCGTCCTCTATCAGGCCAAGGTCAACGCCGAGACGCCGAAGGCGAGCGAGCAGTGGGTCGAGGCGACGTTCAGCGAGTCGTTCGCGTGCGCGTACTGCGGGATCTCGTTTCAGGAACTCGAGCCGCGGCTGTTCTCGTTCAACTCGCCCTACGGCGCCTGCCCGGCCTGCAGCGGCTTGGGCGTGAAGATCGAGATCGATCCGTGGAAGGTGATCCCCGACCGCACCAAGTCGATCGCCGACGGCGCGATCGTGCCGTGGTCGAAGAGCATGGGCGCCGGCCGCTTCCCGTCGACGAATCCGTACTACATGCAGCAGGTGGAACGGCTGCTGCGCTCGCGCCGCTGCAAGCCGTCGACGCCGGTCGAGAACCTGCCGGAGGACGTCGTCGAGATGATCCTCTACGGCGCCGACAAGAAGCAGAAGTTCGTCTACGAGTCGCGCGCGGGCCATCAGTGGGAGTACGAGTCGCAGTTCGAGGGCGTGGTCAACAACCTCCAGCGGCGCTACACCGACACGTCCTCCGACTACGTCAAGGAAGAGATCGAAAAGTACATGTCGGCGTCGACCTGCAAGGTGTGCAGCGGCGCGCGGCTCAAGCCCGAAGCGCTCGGCGTCACGGTCGACGGCAAGAACATCCACGAGACGACGTCGATGTCGGTCGAAGCGGCGGAGGCGTTCTTCGCGTCGTTCCATCCGAACGAGCGCGAGCAGAAGATCTCCCAGCAGATCCTCAAGGAGATCCGCGCGCGGCTCGGCTTTCTGAAGAACGTCGGGCTCGGCTACCTCAACCTCTCGCGTTCCGCGACGACGCTCTCGGGCGGCGAGTCGCAGCGCATCCGGCTCGCAACGCAGATCGGCTCGTCGCTGGTCGGCGTCCTCTACATCCTCGACGAACCGTCGATCGGGCTCCATCAGCGCGACAACGACCGGCTCCTCGCGACGCTGGAGACGCTGCGCGACATCGGCAACACGCTGATCGTCATCGAGCACGACGAGGACACGATGCGCGCGGCCGACGTGATCGTCGACATCGGCCCGGGCGCGGGCGCTGAAGGCGGCCGCATCCTCTCCGCCGGTTCGATCGAGGAGATCGAGGCGAACCGCGAGTCGCTGACGGGCGCGTACCTTTCGGGGCGGCAGTTCATCGCGATCCCGAAGCACCGCAAGGCCGGCCGCGGCGCGTTGGGCGTCCTCGGCGCGAAGGCGAACAACCTGCTCGGCGTCGACGTTGATATCCCGCTCGGCACGTTCACGTGCGTCACCGGCGTGAGCGGCTCGGGCAAATCGACGCTCGTCAACGAAGTCGTCGTCAAGGCGCTCAACCAGCACCTGCACCATCAGCCGGCGGGCGGGACGTACGGCCGCGTGAAGGGCGCCGAAGCGCTCGACAAGATGGTCGTGATCGATCAGTCGCCGATCGGCCGCACGCCGCGTTCGAATCCCGCGACGTACACCGGCGCGTTCGATCAGATCCGCGAACTCTACTCTCAGATCCCCGAAGCGAAGATGCGCGGGTACACCCCGGGACGCTTCTCGTTCAACGTCAAGGGCGGCCGCTGCGAAGGCTGTCAGGGCGACGGCATCATCAAGATCGAGATGCACTTTCTCCCCGACGTCTACGTCCCGTGCGACGTCTGCCACGGCAAGCGCTACAACGCGCAGACGCTCGAGGTGAAGTACAAAGGCAAGTCGATCGCCGAGGTTCTCGCGATGCGCGTCGACGAGGCGACCGAACTCTTCTCGACGATCCCGCGCATCGCGAACAAACTGCGCACGATCTGCGAGGTCGGCCTCGGGTACATCCAGATGGGCCAGCCGGCGACGCAGCTCTCGGGCGGCGAGGCGCAGCGCATCAAGCTCGCGACCGAACTCTCGCGGCGCGCCACCGGACGCACGTTCTACGTCCTCGACGAACCGACGACGGGCTTGCACTTCGCCGACATCCACAAACTCCTCGAAGTTCTCCAGCGCCTCGTGCAGATGGGCAACACGGTGCTGGTGATCGAGCACAACCTCGACGTCATCAAGACCGCCGATCACGTGATCGACCTTGGCCCCGAAGGCGGCGACCGCGGCGGCACGATCGTGGCGACCGGCACACCCGAGCAAATCGCCGCAAACCCCGACTCGCACACCGGGCACTATCTCAAGGCGGTCCTCTCCGACGAACGCGCGCACGGCATCCGCGTCGACGCCGGCCGCATCGCCGAACTCGAACGCCTCAACCGCGAACAGCTCGACGAACTCTCCCAAAGCGAACGTATCCCCATCGAAGCCTAA
- a CDS encoding HAD family hydrolase, translated as MRTIDTVLFDLDDTLHDDTTAYRSAARSAAELIAAERAIDVRELADAYDDAAMGFWSGLTSDHLAQPIEDVRVGMWRDALQQVGIDDLALAQRAAAAYVDARSGALALSPGAVDVLASLRARGCKLGLVTNGFAATHHDKIDRLGLRELMDAFFLADEVGMVKPDPELFRHAARVLGSTPERTAMVGDRYDRDVRGAHDIGMFTVLIDVHAHPIPPDGPQPDAIVQRITEVLDVLPLAAGAPARGSTGLG; from the coding sequence ATGCGTACGATCGATACGGTGCTCTTCGACCTGGACGACACGCTGCACGACGACACGACGGCGTATCGCAGTGCGGCGCGCAGCGCGGCGGAATTGATCGCCGCCGAGCGCGCGATCGACGTGCGGGAACTGGCCGACGCTTACGACGACGCGGCGATGGGCTTCTGGTCGGGTCTGACCAGCGACCATCTCGCGCAGCCGATCGAGGACGTGCGTGTCGGGATGTGGCGCGACGCGCTGCAGCAGGTCGGGATCGACGACCTCGCGCTGGCGCAGCGCGCCGCCGCGGCTTATGTCGATGCTCGTTCCGGCGCGCTCGCGCTCTCGCCGGGCGCCGTCGACGTGCTGGCGTCGCTGCGTGCGCGCGGCTGCAAGCTCGGACTCGTCACCAACGGCTTCGCGGCGACGCATCACGACAAGATCGACCGGCTGGGCCTGCGCGAGCTGATGGACGCGTTCTTCCTCGCCGACGAGGTCGGGATGGTGAAGCCCGATCCGGAGCTGTTCCGCCACGCCGCGCGCGTGCTCGGAAGCACCCCGGAACGCACCGCGATGGTCGGTGACCGCTACGACCGCGACGTCCGCGGCGCGCACGACATCGGCATGTTCACGGTGCTGATCGACGTCCACGCCCACCCGATCCCGCCGGACGGACCGCAGCCTGACGCGATCGTCCAGCGCATCACCGAAGTGCTCGACGTGCTCCCGCTCGCGGCCGGCGCGCCCGCTCGCGGATCGACAGGCCTCGGATGA
- a CDS encoding glycoside hydrolase family 38 C-terminal domain-containing protein, with the protein MRVRLERRDGDDATVTLAARATLPEGPLRLCYRTRTGALLRVDGAVRGAFDGKHEAIDLPPLEGERELSLRVERRSLPISALPAGDGVRWRWMLARAEQTPDDHLEVEQRNGASDGAAVDVPLIGHAHLDVAWLWTYDETKRKALRTFATALREMELDDRYVFAQSMPQLYAWVRAGDPALFERVRERAASARGWDASVASMWVESDLHAPSGESILRQFALGIAWTREHLGRDPSVAWLPDTFGFPSTFPTLAVHAGIPYFFSTKLAWNEATRWPHPQFRWTGDDGSTLLAAMALSYGGDITAERETQARARNEPLIHGYGDGGGGATDEQLASVARASRPWTHADTWFAALDARALPEVRGELYLETHRGTYTTHHDVKERNAALERELAHAEELAAWCVAVRAPRTVRRALADDLRAAWEIVLRAQFHDVITGTAIPPVYADVAEEHARAAAIVARVRESAASLLPRSDVRAAAAAAVRPQRDGETWLLRNEYVQARLRDDGTVVELAGADGVNVVALANGLAAYEDKPKRYDAWNVDDGYWRKQVPVKPDGGSADESGIEARFALPKSKLAMRIALHEDEPWLRVEIAAAWHDDRVLLRAEHRVAVAARDVRYGQPHGTLVRNAYPQTDAERAKFEVPAQRWAHASDGAHGLAVFSPDCYGWNGTGLDGGGVRLGTSLLRSPRWPDPGADRGEQRIAYALVPTAGAAISALEHAWLAYVEDARVRLFTCDDPAVVVVATYPSRDGEAVVVRVRELDGAARAVALRCGGRMRTATAIDAAERPLPNAGEARIVEEALHFELGAFALRSFLIAF; encoded by the coding sequence GTGCGCGTGCGGCTCGAGCGCCGCGACGGCGACGATGCGACCGTCACCCTTGCCGCGCGCGCAACGCTTCCGGAGGGACCGCTGCGCCTGTGCTACCGCACCCGCACCGGCGCGCTGCTGCGCGTCGACGGCGCCGTTCGCGGCGCGTTCGACGGAAAGCATGAAGCGATCGATCTCCCGCCGCTCGAGGGCGAACGCGAGCTCTCGTTGCGCGTCGAACGCCGCTCGCTTCCGATCTCGGCGCTCCCGGCCGGCGACGGCGTGCGATGGCGCTGGATGCTCGCGCGCGCCGAGCAGACGCCGGACGACCACCTCGAGGTCGAGCAGCGCAACGGCGCCTCGGACGGAGCAGCGGTCGACGTCCCGCTGATCGGCCACGCCCATCTCGACGTGGCGTGGCTGTGGACCTACGACGAGACGAAACGCAAGGCGCTGCGCACGTTCGCCACCGCCCTGCGCGAGATGGAGCTCGACGACCGCTACGTCTTCGCCCAATCGATGCCCCAGCTCTACGCGTGGGTTCGGGCCGGCGACCCCGCCCTGTTCGAGCGCGTGCGCGAACGCGCGGCGAGCGCGCGCGGCTGGGACGCGAGCGTCGCGTCGATGTGGGTCGAATCGGATCTGCACGCGCCGAGCGGCGAATCGATCCTGCGCCAGTTCGCGCTTGGGATCGCCTGGACGCGCGAGCACCTCGGCCGCGATCCGAGCGTCGCGTGGCTTCCCGACACCTTTGGCTTTCCGTCGACGTTCCCGACCCTCGCGGTCCACGCCGGGATCCCGTACTTTTTCTCGACCAAACTCGCGTGGAACGAAGCGACGCGCTGGCCGCACCCGCAGTTTCGCTGGACCGGCGACGACGGCAGCACGCTGCTCGCCGCGATGGCGCTGTCGTACGGCGGCGACATCACCGCGGAGCGCGAGACGCAGGCGCGCGCGCGCAACGAGCCGCTGATCCACGGTTACGGCGACGGCGGCGGGGGCGCCACCGACGAACAGCTCGCGTCGGTCGCGCGCGCGTCGCGCCCGTGGACGCACGCCGACACGTGGTTTGCGGCGCTCGACGCGCGCGCGCTCCCCGAGGTGCGCGGCGAGCTCTATCTCGAAACGCACCGCGGCACGTACACGACGCATCACGACGTGAAAGAGCGCAACGCCGCGCTCGAGCGAGAGCTTGCGCACGCCGAGGAGCTTGCCGCCTGGTGCGTTGCCGTCCGCGCGCCGCGCACCGTTCGGCGGGCGCTCGCCGACGATCTGCGTGCCGCGTGGGAGATCGTGCTCCGCGCGCAGTTCCACGATGTGATCACCGGGACCGCGATCCCGCCCGTCTACGCCGACGTCGCCGAGGAGCACGCGCGTGCCGCGGCGATCGTCGCGCGCGTGCGCGAGTCGGCTGCTTCGCTGCTTCCGCGCAGCGATGTGCGTGCCGCCGCAGCGGCCGCCGTGAGGCCGCAGCGCGATGGCGAGACGTGGCTCCTGCGCAACGAATACGTGCAGGCGCGCCTGCGCGACGACGGGACCGTGGTCGAGCTCGCCGGCGCCGACGGCGTCAACGTCGTCGCGCTCGCCAACGGCCTGGCGGCGTACGAAGACAAGCCGAAGCGCTACGACGCCTGGAACGTCGACGACGGTTATTGGCGCAAGCAGGTGCCGGTGAAGCCCGACGGCGGATCGGCCGACGAGAGCGGGATCGAGGCGCGCTTCGCGCTGCCGAAGTCGAAGCTCGCGATGCGGATTGCGCTGCACGAGGACGAGCCTTGGCTTCGGGTGGAGATCGCCGCGGCGTGGCACGACGATCGCGTGCTGCTGCGCGCCGAGCATCGCGTCGCGGTCGCCGCGCGCGACGTGCGCTACGGCCAGCCGCACGGAACGCTGGTGCGCAACGCATATCCGCAGACCGATGCGGAGCGCGCGAAGTTCGAGGTGCCCGCGCAGCGCTGGGCGCACGCGAGCGACGGCGCGCACGGCTTGGCCGTGTTCAGCCCCGACTGCTACGGCTGGAACGGCACCGGCTTGGACGGCGGCGGCGTGCGGCTGGGAACCTCGCTGCTGCGCTCGCCGCGGTGGCCCGATCCCGGCGCGGATCGCGGCGAACAGCGGATCGCGTACGCGCTCGTCCCCACCGCCGGCGCGGCGATTTCCGCGCTCGAACACGCCTGGCTGGCATACGTCGAGGATGCCCGCGTGCGGCTGTTCACGTGCGACGATCCCGCGGTGGTGGTCGTCGCGACGTACCCGTCGCGCGACGGCGAGGCGGTCGTCGTGCGCGTGCGCGAGCTCGACGGCGCGGCGCGCGCGGTCGCGTTGCGTTGCGGCGGGCGGATGCGGACGGCGACGGCGATCGACGCGGCGGAGCGTCCGCTCCCGAACGCCGGGGAGGCCCGCATCGTCGAAGAAGCACTGCACTTCGAGCTCGGCGCGTTTGCGCTGCGTTCGTTCCTGATTGCGTTCTGA
- a CDS encoding CARDB domain-containing protein yields the protein MLLLLAAAVLAASGPSACPSDLMVDDPRLKVVRSTDKAFDNYIVTVDVKNDGHDGQGAAIAQRLDLVKDGKVIGTQPIPALGAAVTYPAAFRMQLPHVKKRMPITVTFHYVLADQHDAARENCKNDNDLLTATLQ from the coding sequence ATGCTGCTGCTGCTCGCCGCCGCCGTCCTGGCCGCTTCCGGCCCGTCTGCGTGTCCGTCCGACCTGATGGTCGACGACCCGCGCTTGAAAGTCGTGCGCTCGACCGACAAGGCGTTCGACAACTACATCGTCACGGTCGACGTGAAGAACGACGGACACGACGGTCAAGGCGCCGCGATCGCCCAGCGCCTCGATCTGGTGAAGGACGGCAAGGTGATCGGGACGCAGCCGATCCCCGCGCTCGGTGCCGCCGTCACGTATCCGGCGGCGTTCCGCATGCAGCTGCCGCACGTGAAGAAGCGCATGCCGATCACCGTGACGTTCCACTACGTCCTCGCCGATCAGCACGACGCGGCGCGCGAGAACTGCAAGAACGACAACGATCTCTTGACCGCGACGTTGCAGTAG
- a CDS encoding alpha/beta fold hydrolase codes for MSDAVLRTVETRDLQVAYFERGPAPGVPVLLYHGFPDDAHTWDSLAPVLAAEGYRTLAPFVRGFGPTRFVDGVEKTGELAALASDVVAFADALGLDRLHVVGHDWGARAGYGAAVLAPQRLRSLCALAVAYGTNHAAQAMEIAQTRAYWYQWYFATPRGAAELERNRGAFCRALWGYWSPEWHVDDAEYARTAASFDNPDFVAVALSSYRQRWGFVAGAPAYERARAALAAVPPISIPTLALMGRDDAATLPSSADGKESLFTGPYRVEVVERAGHFLHRERPAAVAERVLAHLRAYESA; via the coding sequence GTGAGCGACGCCGTCCTGCGCACGGTCGAGACGCGCGATCTGCAGGTCGCCTATTTCGAGCGCGGCCCCGCCCCCGGCGTCCCCGTCCTGCTCTATCACGGTTTCCCCGATGATGCGCACACCTGGGATTCGCTTGCGCCGGTGCTCGCGGCGGAAGGGTACCGGACGCTGGCGCCGTTCGTGCGCGGCTTCGGTCCGACGCGCTTCGTCGACGGCGTCGAGAAGACGGGCGAACTCGCGGCGCTGGCGAGCGACGTCGTCGCGTTCGCCGACGCGCTCGGCCTGGACCGCTTGCACGTCGTCGGCCACGATTGGGGCGCACGGGCCGGCTACGGCGCCGCGGTGCTCGCGCCGCAGCGCCTGCGTTCCCTCTGCGCGCTCGCCGTCGCGTACGGGACCAACCACGCGGCGCAGGCGATGGAGATCGCCCAGACGCGCGCGTACTGGTATCAATGGTACTTCGCGACGCCGCGCGGCGCCGCCGAACTCGAACGCAACCGCGGCGCATTCTGCCGCGCGCTCTGGGGCTACTGGTCGCCGGAGTGGCACGTCGACGATGCCGAATACGCGCGCACGGCGGCATCGTTCGACAATCCCGACTTCGTCGCGGTCGCGCTCTCGTCGTACCGCCAGCGCTGGGGATTCGTCGCCGGCGCCCCTGCGTACGAACGCGCACGCGCTGCGCTCGCCGCGGTCCCGCCGATCTCCATCCCCACCCTCGCGCTGATGGGACGCGACGACGCTGCGACGCTGCCGTCGAGCGCGGACGGCAAGGAATCGCTGTTCACCGGCCCCTACCGCGTCGAGGTCGTCGAACGCGCCGGTCACTTTCTGCACCGCGAACGGCCGGCGGCGGTCGCGGAGCGGGTGCTGGCGCATCTGCGCGCGTACGAGAGCGCGTGA